One stretch of Armigeres subalbatus isolate Guangzhou_Male chromosome 2, GZ_Asu_2, whole genome shotgun sequence DNA includes these proteins:
- the LOC134211044 gene encoding NSFL1 cofactor p47, producing the protein MSEREELIKQFSDVTGVAEDRAKFYLEAANGELQVALSSFYEGDNEGDRPVVAIDDDDDDSDDDNVTMDSVHLSRSEAKSKTKKAPKSSNIATLSSLNDSPSEDEEEHGQAFYAGGSERSGQQVLGPPKKNPIKDYVSEIFRSAQQGHLETFEGEASSSSSSLYAGTGYRLGQTDNDHQAIPDRQRSSARDGDHNHEVVTLTLWRQGFSINNGELRRYEDSANKEFFESIMRGEIPPELRSKGPTMIHLDLKDNRHEDYVKRSAPFRAFGGGGQTLGSPAPNVVESAPAAAGNSEENEKKALSSLQVDESQPTTNLQIRLADGSRLSARFNQSHTIENVRQYITNARPQYATQSFALMTTFPPKELADGSQSLKDAGLLNSAIMQRMK; encoded by the exons ATGTCTGAAAGAGAAGAACTGATCAAACAATTTTCCGACGTTACCGGAGTGGCTGAGGACCGAGCCAAATTCTACTTGGAAGCAGCCAATGGAGAACTGCAA GTAGCGCTGTCCAGCTTCTACGAAGGCGACAACGAAGGTGATCGTCCTGTTGTGGCCAtagacgacgacgatgatgattcGGATGACGATAATGTTACGATGGATTCAGTCCATCTTTCGCGCTCGGAAGCCAAATCAAAAACTAAAAAAGCCCCTAAATCGTCCAA TATTGCCACTCTATCATCTCTGAACGACTCCCCGTCGGAGGACGAAGAAGAGCACGGACAAGCCTTCTACGCTGGTGGTTCGGAACGTTCAGGACAGCAGGTTTTGGGTCCTCCGAAGAAAAATCCCATCAAAGATTATGTGTCAGAAATTTTCCGATCTGCCCAGCAGGGTCATCTTGAAACGTTTGAAGGTGAAGCGAGTTCAAGCTCCAGCTCACTATATGCCGGAACTGGTTATAGACTGGGTCAAACTGATAACGATCATCAAGCCATTCCGGATAGACAGCGATCTTCTGCTAGAGATGGTGATCATAATCATGAAGTTGTAACGCTGACTCTATGGCGTCAAGGCTTCTCAATCAATAATGGCGAACTTCGTCGTTATGAGGATTCTGCTAATAAGGAGTTCTTTGAATCGATTATGCGCGGCGAGATTCCGCCAGAACTGCGTTCCAAGGGTCCAACGATGATTCATCTGGATCTAAAGGATAACCGACATGAGGATTATGTGAAGCGTTCTGCTCCTTTCAGGGCTTTCGGAGGAGGTGGCCAAACACTTGGCAGCCCCGCACCAAATGTTGTCGAGAGTGCACCTGCCGCAGCAGGAAATAGCGAGGAAAACGAAAAGAA ggCTCTATCTAGCTTGCAAGTGGATGAAAGCCAGCCGACAACGAATCTGCAGATTCGCCTGGCAGATGGTTCTCGCTTGTCAGCACGCTTCAATCAAAGCCACACCATCGAGAACGTTCGACAATATATTACAAA CGCCCGCCCGCAATACGCGACACAGAGTTTTGCACTGATGACCACATTCCCACCCAAGGAGCTGGCCGACGGATCGCAAAGCCTTAAGGATGCGGGATTATTAAATTCTGCTATTATGCAGCGAATGAAGTAG